The DNA segment CAGTAACAGTGGCTGATGATTTGATTTCCACTGGATGCTTCCCTCCCCTTCAAGGGGAGGGTCAGGGTGGGGATGGGGTAGCATGAAGACATGAAAGGCCAGGCTCACCGTTCCATTGACGACAGAGAGTTTCGGCGCGACCTGAGAAAGAATGCAACCGACGCCGAAAGACGTCTGTGGCAACGCTTGCGGGGCGGCCAACTCGCTGGCGTCAAGTTCCGCCGGCAACATCCATTCGATGGCTATGTGCTCGATTTTGTGAGTCTTGAAAAGCGCCTGATCGTTGAGCTCGATGGTGGCCAGCACCTGGATAGTGCGCGGGATCGCGTTCGGGATTGTCGGCTGATGTCAGCGGGATTTCGTGTATTGCGCTTCTGGAACAACGATGTTCTGGAGCAAACCGATGCCGTCGTTGAAGCCATTTGGCGGAAATTGGGCGAATCGGACCCATCCCCACCCCTGCCCTCCCCTTGAAGGGGAGGGGGTTGGAGCGTCGACCACTTTCGTTTGGCAACCAGGACAGGCCGATAAATAGAGAGGATGCCCAATCCCGCGTAAAATGCGCGCCTCCTCCTTGCAACATTTTTCCCACCATGAGCGTCAGTTCCACTACCGATATCATTGCCGACATCCGCGCCGGGCGCATGGTCATCCTTGTCGATGACGAAGATCGCGAAAACGAAGGCGATCTGGTGCTGGCGGCCGAGCATGTCACGCCGGAAGCGATCAACTTCATGGCCAAATACGGCCGCGGTCTGATCTGTCTGACGCTGACGCAGGAACGCTGCCGCCAGTTGAACCTGCCGCCGATGGTGAGCGATAACCAGTCGCAGCATCGCACCGCCTTCACAGTCTCCATCGAGGCGGCGGAAGGCGTAACCACCGGCATCTCGGCCCACGACCGCTCGCGCACCGTCCGGGCTGCCGTGGCGCGCGACGCCAAGCCCAGCGATCTGGTGCAGCCAGGCCACATTTTCCCGCTCGAAGCGCAGAAAGGTGGCGTGCTGGTGCGCGCCGGTCACACTGAAGCCGGCTGCGATCTGGCCCAACTGGCACGCCTCACGCCGGCCGCCGTGATTTGCGAAATCCTCAAGGATGACGGCACCATGGCGCGCCTGCCCGACCTGCTCGAATTCGCGCGCGAGCACCAGCTCAAGGTCGGCACCATCCGCGACCTGATTCACTATCGCGCCAATTATGACAAGCTGGTCGAATGCGTCGCGGAAAAGGAAGTCAGCACCGCGCACGGCCAGTTTCATTTGCGCGCCTATGTGGACAAGACCAACGGCCAGGTGCATGTGGCGCTGTCGCAAGGTGCCATCAGCGCCGAGACTGAGACGCCGGTGCGCGTCCATGAGCAGATGTCGATTCTCGATTTTGTCGATTATCCGGGACGGCATCCCAGTTTCAGCATTGATCGCGCGCTCAAAACCATTGCCCGGCGCGGCCTCGGTGTACTGGTGCTGCTGCACAGCCCGCAAATGGGGCAGGATATGCTTGCCGCACTCGACGCTCCCGATGGCAAACGTCCAGCGCTCGCCTGGGATCCGCGTAATCACGGCATCGGCGCACAGATCCTGCGCGACCTTGGCGTCAGCAAGATGCTGCTCATGTCGTCGCAGCGCAGAATGCCGAGCATGAGCGGTTTCGGCCTGGAAGTCTGCGGCTACATTTCGCCCGACGAAGCAAAGGATTGATATGAAACGCCCATCAAACTCGCAGAGGGCCAGCAGGAGGACGGACATGGCACGCGACAGGCAAATTCCCGAAATCGAACCCAGTCTCGCCGCCACGGGCATGCGCATCGGCCTCGTCATGAGCCGTTTCAACGAAGACATCGGCGAGGGCCTGCTCTCGGGCTGTTGCGCCGAACTGCTGCGCCTTGGCGTCGCCACCGACAACATCCGGCTGGTCACTGTGCCCGGTGCGCTGGAGATTCCACTCGCCCTGCAAACCATGGCGCAGAGCGGCAAGTACGACGCACTGGTGGCGCTGGGCTGCGTGATCCGCGGTGAAACCTATCACTTCGAGATCGTCTCCAACGAGTCCGCACGCGGCATTACCGATGTGCAACTGGCGACCGGCGTGCCGATAGCCAATGCCGTGCTAACCACTGAGAACGACGACCAGGCCCTGGCGCGCATGGCGGAAAAAGGCGCCGAGGCGGCGCAAGCCGCAGTCGAAATGGCGAATCTCCAGAGGGAGATTCGCCGGTGACACAAATGACGGCACTCCCTCCCAACCTCCCTCGCCACGCGAGGGAGGTGACTAACGAATCGCTTCGCGAAAAAGGACGGTGACATGGCGGCCGTGAAATCGCCACGCCATCGGGCGCGCGAATTTGTCGTGCAAGGGCTTTATCAATGGCAGGTCGGCGGGCAGGACGTGGCGGCGATCCGGGTACAAGCTGAAAGCGTGGCCGGTTTCGACAAAGCCGACCTTGAGCTCTACCAGACCCTGCTCGACGATGTCATGACTAACGCAAATACCTTGCGCGATCTGTTGCAGCCGCATATATCGCGGCCGTGGGGCGAAATATCGCCGATCGAGCGCTGCATCCTGCTATTGGCCGCCTGCGAACTGAAAGAGCGGATCGAGACGCCGTATCGCGTGGTTATCAACGAAGCCATCGAACTAGCCAAGACCTTCGGCGGCACCGACGGACACAAGTTCGTGAACGGGGTGCTCGACAAACTGGCGCCGGCGTTGCGGTCCGCGGAAGCAGCGCCGCGCTAGACGCAAGGCAGTCTCATGCCCGCCGAGACACCTTCCGAGTTTGATTTGATAGAGCGCTACTTCAAGCGCACTGCGCCCAGTGCGCTGCTCGGCGTCGGCGACGACGCCGCCATCATCGAACCCGCAACCGGCATGCAGTTGCTGATGTCCACAGACATGCTGGTGGCCGGCACGCATTTCCTGCCCGATGCCGAGCCCGAAGCGTTGGGCTGGAAAACCCTGGCCGTGAATGTCTCCGACCTCGCCGCGATGGGCGCCACGCCGCGCTGGACGCTGCTGGCGCTGGCGCTGCCCAAGGTTGCCAATGAGGCCGACGAGGCATGGATCGCTGCCTTTGCGCGTGGCTTTTTCGCCTGCGCCGACGCCTTCGGCATCGAACTGATCGGCGGCGATACTACGCGCGGGCCGCTGAATTTCTGCGTCACCATCCTCGGCGAAGCGCCTGCCGGACAGGCGCTGTTGCGTTCCGGCGCCCGCGTAGGCGACGATGTCTGGGTCTCCGGCCAACCCGGCCGCGCGGCGCTCGGGCTGGCGCATTTGCAGGGGCGCTGCGTTCTCGACGATGCGGCCAGGAACGAATGTCTCGCCGCTCTGCATCGCCCCCAACCGCGGATAGCGCTTGGCCTCGCCTTGCGCAATGTCGCTTCGGCCGCAATCGACGTTTCGGATGGATTGCTGGCCGATCTCGGCCATATCCTCGACGCCTCGCATGTCTCGGCGGAAATTCAGTTGGATCGTCTGCCGACATTGCTCGCCGACGGTCGGGTACCCGAGGATCTGGTGCGCGATTGCATACTGGCCGGGGGCGATGACTATGAATTGGCATTTACTGCTGCGGCCGGGTTTCGGCCCCGCATCGAATCGCTTGCCAGCTCTCTCCAGTTAGCGCTTACTCGCATAGGATCGATTGCACAGAAGGGCACAGATAAACTTCGCCTGATCGACAGCCACGGACAAAAGGTGGCGGTCGGCCGCCTTGGCTATGACCATTTTCTTGGGCACAAATGAAAAAATCCATCCCGCCGCCGCTGAAATTCCTGTTTGCCCACCCCGCGCATTTCATCGCCTGCGGCTGCGGCAGCGGCCTGTCGCCGTTTGCCTCGGGCACTGCCGGCACTCTGTTCGCCTGGATCACCTTTCCGCTGTTCGTTTTGTTGTTGCCCAGCGCCGCGATCATTTTCGAGGCCCTCGCTGTGTTGTTCATCCTCGGCATCATCGTCTGCAATATCACCGGGCGTCACCTCGGCGTCGTCGATCACGGCGCCATTGTCTGGGACGAGATCGTGCCGTTCTGGACCGTGCTGATGTTTGTGCCCGCGGGGTTTTCATTGTCTGCCCTTGAATGGCAATTGCTGGCTTTTCTGACTTTTCGCTTTTTCGACATCATCAAGCCGTTTCCGGCCAACTGGTTCGACAAACAGGTCAAGAATGGCTTGGGCGTGATGATGGACGATGTTGTCGCCGCAGGTTATACGGTGCTGGTGCTGTTGCTGGCCCAACAACTGTGGGGTCGTATTTGATGCAACTTGATGCGTTGTCACGGCAAGTCGGTAAAACGCTGCAAAAGGCAAACCTTACGCTGGCGACAGCCGAGTCCTGCACCGGCGGCTGGGTCGCGGAAGTAGTGACGCGAACGGCCGGCAGTTCGGGCTGGTTCGAGTGCGGCTTCGTCACTTATTCGAATGCGGCGAAAACACGCTTGCTCAATGTCGCCGCGGCAACGCTGACAGCGCATGGCGCAGTGAGCGAAGCCACTGCCGCCGCAATGGTACTGGGCGTCTTGGCGCACAGCACCGCCGGCGTCGCGCTCAGCGTGACCGGCATTGCCGGGCCTGACGGCGGCAGCGTGGATAAGCCGGTCGGCACAGTCTGTTTCGGCTGGTGCCGCAGGAATGGAACACCGCAAACGGCTACCCGCCACTTTGCCGGCGATCGCACGAGTGTCCGTCGCCTGGCAGTGCTGTTTGCGCTCGAAGGCCTGCTGCGCCAGCTTGAACAGGTGTAACCCGGATTCGTCCGCTGGCTCATGTAGCGAGCCACTCCCTTATGTAACCTTGGCTAGGCAACATCTGTGCCATAATTTCACCAACCTTCAGGAAGGATTCCACATGGACGACAACAAGAGCAAGGCGCTGCAGGCGGCGCTGGCCCAGATCGAAAAGCAGTTCGGCAAGGGTTCGATCATGAAAATGGGCCAGGCACAGATCGATAACGACCTGCAAGTAGTGTCTACCGGCTCGCTCGGTCTTGATATTGCGCTCGGCGTCGGCGGTTTGCCGCGCGGTCGCGTGGTCGAAATCTATGGCCCGGAATCGTCGGGCAAAACCACGCTTTGCCTGCAAGTCGTGGCCGAGATACAAAAGGCGGGCGGCACCGCCGCTTATATCGACGCCGAAAACGCGCTCGATCCGGTGTACGCCGGCAAGCTTGGCGTCAACGTCGGCGATCTGCTGATATCGCAACCCGATACCGGCGAAGAGGGCTTGGAAATTACCGACATGCTGGTGCGCTCCGGCGGGGTTGACCTGATTGTGGTGGACTCGGTCGCGGCGCTTACTCCGAAGGCGGAAATTGAAGGCGAAATGGGTGGCCAGTTGCCCGGCTTGCAAGCGCGCCTGATGAGCCAGGCACTGCGCAAGCTGACCTCCAATATCAAGCGCACCAACACGCTGGTGATTTTCATTAACCAGATCCGCATGAAAATCGGCGTCATGTTCGGCAACCCGGAAACCACCACTGGCGGCAATGCGTTGAAGTTCTACGCTACGATCCGCCTCGATATCCGCCGTACCGGTTCGATCAAGAAGGGTGACGAAATCATCGGCAACGAAACCCGTGTCAAGGTGGTCAAGAACAAGGTGGCACCGCCGTTCCGCGAAGCGCACTTTGATATTCTCTATGGCGAGGGAATATCGCGCACGGGCGAGGTCGTCGAGCTTGGCGTCGAACACAAGTTCGTCGAGAAATCCGGCGCCTGGTATGCCTACAACGGCGAAAAAATCGGGCAGGGCAAGGACAACGCGCGCGAGTATCTCAACGATCATCCGGAAATCGCCGCCGAGATCGAGAACAGGATTCGCGCCGCTGTCGGCGTCACCGCCCTGGCAGCCGCGCCCGTTACTGAATGAAGGAACTGCGCCAGCAGGCGATCCGCCTGCTCGCCCGACGCGAACACACCCATGCAGAGTTGCGCAAAAAACTTGAAGGCGAAGGCACGACCGCCGAAATCGACGCCGTGCTCGCCGATCTCGCCGGTTGCGGCTTGCTCTCGGATGAGCGTGCAACGGCCAGCTATCTGCGTGGCCACGGCGCACGCTTTGGTGCTGCCCGGCTCAAACAGACGCTGCGCGCCAAAGGTGTTGACGCCGACACCATCGCCGCAGGTTTGGAAAACGCGGAACTTCCGGGCGAACTCGAACGCGCCCGCGCCATCTGGCAGCGCAAGTTCCGCACTGCGCCGCGGGATCCGCACGAATGGGCGCGCCAGGTGCGGTTTCTGCAATCGCGCGGATTTTCCGTCGATGTCATACGCCGCTTGTTGAAGGGGCAGGATCCAGAGTGACCATGGAAGAAGCAAGCACGACGGCAGAAAAACCGGCAGCACGCTTGAGTGCCCACAATCTGCACAAAAAATATAAATCGCATCCGGTGGTCAAGGACGTGTCCTTCGATGTCAACGGCGGCGAAGTGGTCGGTCTGCTCGGCCCCAACGGCGCCGGCAAGACCACCTGCTTCTACATGATCGTCGGCCTGGTGGCGTCGGATGGCGGCGCCATTCATATAGATGATGCGGTATTGACGCATATGCCGATCCACCAGCGTGCCCGGCTTGGCCTGTCCTACCTGCCGCAGGAAAACTCGGTGTTCCGCCGCCTCACGGTGAGCGACAACATCCGCGCCATCCTGGAGTTGCAGAACCTCGACGAGCAGGAAGTCGAAGGTCGGCTCGATGGATTGCTGCAGGAATTGCACATCAGCCACATCAAGGACAACCGGGCAGCCTCACTGTCGGGCGGCGAGCGGCGCCGTGTTGAAATCGCCCGCGCCCTGGCCACCGAACCACGCTTCATCCTGCTCGATGAACCCTTTGCCGGCGTGGACCCGATTGCCGTGCTCGATATCCAGAAAATCATCGGCTTCCTGCGCAACCGAGGCATCGGCGTACTGATCACGGACCATAACGTGCGCGAAACGCTGGGGATTTGCGATCGCGCCACGATCATCAATGCCGGTGAAGTGCTTGCTTCTGGTCATCCCGAAGAAATCGTCCATAATGAAAACGTAAGAAAGGTGTATCTGGGCGAGCATTTCCGCATGTAGTGCTCCCCCCGCCAGGTTATGAAACAGACGCTACAACTCAGACTTTCCCAACACCTGGCCCTGACGCCGCAGCTGCAGCAGTCGATTCGGTTGCTGCAGTTGTCTACTTTGGATCTCAATCAGGAAATCGAACAATTCCTGATAGCCAACCCGTTGCTTGAGCGTGACGAGCCCAATACCGACGGCGCCGCCTTCGTGCCGGCACAAGAGGCAATGCCCTCGCTGCAATCGAGCGAACAGCCTCCCGCCGAAAGTTCCAACAATGGCGCCGATGACGGCGAGGACACGCCTTGGAGCAATGAAAGCTTTTCCGGCGGCTCGCCGCGCGATGCCAACGACGAGGACAACGATTTCGCCGAGACGCAGACGGCAGTGTCCAGCCTGCGCGATCATCTTCTGGCGCAGTTGGGCATGACGCAACTGTCTGATCGTGACCGCGGTTTCGTGCACTTCATCGTCGAGGCACTCGATGAGGATGGCTATCTGGCGCAGCCGCTGGAAGATCTGGTGGCGGTATTGCCGGAGGGCTTTTGCGAGTCCGAGGAGGAAGCCCTCGAGGAATTGCGGATTGCCCTGCGTCATGTCCAGAGTCTTGATCCTTCTGGCGTCGGTGCGCGCAGCCCGCGCGAATGCCTGGAATTGCAATTGCATAACCTCGATACTGACGATGAAACCAGGCCGCTGCGCGAACTGTCGCTGGCCATTGTCAGTCATCATCTCGACCAACTGGCGGCGCGCGATTTCACCCGCATCCGCAAGGCGCTCGGCTGCGGCGATGAAGACCTGCGCGCGGCGCATGCGCTGATTCTTTCGCTCAATCCGCGGCCCGGCGCGCAATATTCGGCCTCCGAGGCGCGCTATGTGACTCCCGATGTCATGGTCAAGAAGCTGCGCGGCAAATGGACCGCCAGCCTCAATCGCGAGGCCATGCCGCGCCTGCGCATCAATCGCATGTATGCCAACATCCTGCAGCGCAATCGTGGCAGCGGGCTGGCGGGGCAATTGCAGGAAGCGAAGTGGCTGATCAAGAACGTGCAGCAGCGCTTCGACACCATCCTGCGCGTGGCGCAGGCCATCGTCGACCGCCAGCGCGCATTTTTCGATCACGGCGAAGTGGCAATGCGCCCGCTCACATTGCGTGAAATCGCCGATGCCCTCAGCTTGCACGAATCGACCATCTCGCGCGTGACGACGCAGAAATACCTGTCCAGCCCGCGCGGAACGTTTGAACTCAAATATTTTTTCGGCAGTCACGTTGCCACCGACAGTGGCGGCGCGGCTTCCAGCACCGCGATCCGGGCGCTGATCAAGCAGTTGGTGAGCGCCGAGGACGGCCACAAGCCGCTCTCGGATGCCCGCATCGCGGAAATCCTCGGCGAGCAGGGAATCGTGGTGGCGCGGCGCACCGTCGCCAAGTACCGCGAGTCCCTGAGTATCCCGCCGGTTAACCTGCGCAAGTCGCTTTAAGGGAGTCATCATGAACATCAATATCACCGGACATCACATCGAAGTCACGCCTGCCATCCGCGACTATGCCACCTCGAAGCTGGATCGCGTCATCCGCCACTTCGATCACGTCATCAGCGTCCACGTCATTCTCTCGGTAGAAAAACTCTTGCAGAAGGCCGAGGTGACGCTGCATGTGAAAGGCAAGGACATCCACGCCTACGACACCGGCGCCGATTTGTATGCGTCGATCGACGCGGTTGCCGACAAACTGGTCCGCCAGGTGGTCAAGCACAAGGAAAAGGTGACCGACCATCCGCACGACAAGCTCGCACCAGAAGCCGGGGAATAAGCCGAATTGTCCGGGGTATACTGCGCCGTTTCTCATGGCCAACGCCTGCCGATGAACCAGATCGCGAAAATCCTGCCTGTCTCAAACATCGTTATCGATCTTGACGTCAGCAGCAAGAAACGCGCGTTTGAGCAGGCCGGATTGCTGTTTGAAAATCAGAACGGCATCGCCCGGGCGACGGTGTTTGAGGCGCTGTTCGCGCGGGAAAAACTTGCTTCAACCGGCCTCGGTCAGGGCATCGCGATTCCGCATGGCCGCATCAAGGGCCTCAAGGAAGCAGTGGGCGCCCTGTTTCGCCTCAAGGCTGCAGTGCCTTTCGATGCTCCCGACGGACTGCCGGTCAACCTGTTGTTCGTCCTGCTGGTGCCGGAAGCCGCCACCGAAAAACACCTGCATTTGCTGTCTGAACTGGCGCAGATGCTCTCCAGCAAGACATTCCGTGATCAACTGGCCGCCGCTCATGACGCAGCGGCCATCAAGGAGCTGATCGACCAATGCGTCGCCAACTGACCATCGCCGAGCTGTTCGATGAACGCCGCGACAAGCTGGCACTGACCCATATCTGCGGCGATCTCAATCGCTCCATCACCCTCGGCCATGAAAGCAGTTCGCCGGCCGATATCGTCGGGCACCTCAACCTGATCCACCCCGACCGCTTGCAGGTGATTGGCGCTCCCGAGTGGGCATGGGCAGAGAAACACCCGACCGAGCGGCTGCGTCGCCCGATCGAGGGGATCATTGCCGCCAATTCACCCGGCATTATCGTCGCCGATGGCAGTCCCCTGCCCGAATCGCTGATCGCAACGTGCAAGGCCGGCAACATGCCATTGTTCTCAACGCCGGTGCAGTCCGCCGTTGTCATTGACTCCTTGCGCAGCTATCTTTCGCGCAAGTTTGCCGAGACCGTCACGCTGCATGGCGTGTTCATGGACGTGCTCGGTATCGGCGTGCTGGTCACCGGAGACTCCGGCGTCGGCAAGAGCGAGCTCGGCCTGGAACTGATTTCGCGCGGCCATGGCCTGGTCGCCGATGATGTCGTGGAAGTGTCGTGCATCAGCCCCGATGCGCTGGAGGGGCGCTGCCCCGAACTGTTGCGCAACTTCATCGAAGTGCGCGGGCTGGGTCTGCTCAACGTGCGCACCGTATTCGGCGAGACGGCCTGCCGGCGCAAAATGCGCCTGCGTCTGATCACCCATTTGCAACGTCCTCTGGCCGGAGTTCCCCAGTCGGCGCGGCTGCCGCTCGACGCGCAGGAAGAAATGATTCTTGGTGTGCCAATTCGCAAAGTGACGATTCCCGTCGCCGCCGGACGCAACCTGGCAGTATTGGTGGAGACGGCGGTGCGTTCGACCATCCTCAAATTGCGCGGCATCGACTGTATGCAGGAATTTCTTGACCGCCAGCAGGAGGCGCTGAATGCAGATCCCGGCGAACTATCCGGAACGTGACAGGAAGCGGTAGAATCGCTCCCGGCATATGCCAATTAATTCTGCAAAGGAGATGCACATGAGCAAACTGATCGGCACGCTGGCAGCGGCGGCATTTGTGTTTGGCCTGCAGGGGCAGGCATTGGCCGCAACCACCCAGCAGAACAAGATGAAAACCTGTAATGCCGAGGCCAAGGAGAAGGCGCTCAAGGGCGATGAGCGCAAGGCCTTCATGAAGGACTGTCTCTCGGCCAAGAAGGAAGGAGCCGCCGCAAAGACAGAAGAACCGGCTGCAAAGGCTGAAGATGCCAAAATAACGCAACAGGACAAGATGAAGAGTTGCAACGCCGAAGCCAAGACCAAGGCGCTCAAGGGCGACGAGCGCAAGGCCTTCATGAAAGAATGTCTCTCCGCCGACAAGAAGTAGTCTTTACCAACCGGTTGCGCTGCAAAGTGCAACCGGTTTGATTGAAAGGAGATGTCCATGACTATTCCCGCAACTGCCACTGCCTTTACCCTGGAAAGCCCAGACCTGCCCGCCGGCAAGCCCATTCCCGAGGACTTTGTCCTGAACGGTTTCGGCTGCACGGGCTGCAATGTTTCGCCGGCACTTGTCTGGAAGAATGCCCCGCCCGAAACGAAGAGCTTTGCCCTGACGGTATACGATCCCGATGCGCCGACCGGCAGCGGCTGGTGGCATTGGCTGGTGATCAATATCCCGGCTGATGCCAAAGAACTTGTGCGGGGGGCGGGCGATCCTTCTTCCGGCAAGGCACCTGCCGGATCGCTGCAAACGCGCACCGACTATGGCATGCCCGGCTGGGGCGGTCCCTGCCCGCCAGAGGGCGACAAACCGCATCGCTACATTTTCACTCTGCATGCATTGAAGACCGACAAGCTCGACCTGCCGCAGGATGCCCCCGGGGCGATGGTCGGCTACAACATCAATGGCAACACCATAGCCAAGGCCAGCTTCACCGCGCGCTACGGTCGCTAGCAGAACGACACGGCGATATCGAAACATACAACAAGCAGCCGTCATTCCGGACGCCGCGTCAGCGGTGAGCCGGAATCCAGCGACTTTCAAGACCCTGGATTCCCGCCTGCGCGGGAATGACAATAGTTTGGTGGCACATTGCTCCGCGCCACTTATTTTTTGACTATTCAACTTCCCCGACATGGATATCGTCAGCATTGTTCACGCATTGATTCTCGGCGTCGTCGAAGGCCTGACCGAGTTCCTGCCTGTCTCCAGTACCGGCCATCTTATCCTGGTCGGCGACCTGCTCCACTTCAATGATGACAAGGGCAAACTGTTCGAGGTCGTCATCCAGTCCGGCGCCATTTTTGCGCTGTGCTGGGAATACCGTGTGCGCATTGCCGCCGTGTTAAGCGGGCTGCCCAGCGACCGTGCGGCACAGCGCTTCACGCTGAACCTCGTCATCGCCTTCCTGCCGCTGGCGATTCTCGGCCTGTTGTTCCAGAAAACCATCAAGACACATCTGTTCCAGCCGCTGCCGGTGGCGCTGGCCTTCATCATCGGTGGTTTCGTCATCCTCTGGGCCGAGCGGCGCCAGCACAGGATTCGTGTCGACAGCGTGGATGAACTGGATGTCATCGACGCCTTCAAGCTTGGCTGCGCGCAGGCCTTCGCCCTGATCCCCGGCACCTCCCGCTCCGGCGCCACCATTATCGGCGGCTTGCTGTTCGGCCTGTCGCGCCGCGCCGCGACCGAGTTCTCCTTCTTTCTCGCGATCCCCACCCTGCTCGCCGCCACCGCCTACGAGCTGTACAAGGAACGCGCCCTGCTCTCCACCGACGATCTGGGCATGTGGGCTACCGGTTTTGTCGCCGCCTTCGTCTCGGCATTCTTTTGTGTGCGCTGGCTGCTGCGCTATATCAGCAGCCACGACTTCACGTTATTCGCCTGGTATCGCATCGCCTTCGGCATTGTCGTCATCGCCACCTGGAAACTCGACATGGTGAACTGGGCGGCGCCTTGATCTATTGCAAATTTCATAAATCAAGGTAAATATGGCAACCGTCATCCCACAGGGATTCCCTTCGGTCATCGCAAGAGCCACTCACCCGTGGCGATCCACCGCTGGATTGCCGCGCCCCTCCGAGGCTCGCAATGACAAACCGGGCAACAAGGACTAGATCAAGACAGTACAACAATTGCATAAATGCAATATGTATTTGCCAATTCAATCCAGATAAACCGATTTGGTGTAGATGCTAAAAATGAGTGTGTCCCTTATTATTGATGGGCTGCCACGTGCGTAGTGGCCAGCGACGAACCTGTCCATTCCCTTCTCGCCATAGTAGGCGTATCGCATTAACCTGATAGCACAACAGCATTGGAGTCATAAGGATGAACCGATATATTGGTGTGTTCTGGCTGCTTGTCGCACTTGGTAGCGGTGCGGTTGCTGCAAGTTCGGATGACCTGGAACAATCGTTTAACCCCTACCGATCGGGCTACCCAAAGTTCCCTGGCCTTGTCGCCGGTACCGTTATCCGCAAGAACAATGTCGAGCAGTTCAAGGAGGCAATTGACCCCGGTCTCTACTTGACCATCAAGAATGGTTGGCAGGAAGTGAAGGTGATGCCGACCACGGCCCTCCCGGTCGATCCAGCGAAGTTGGAAGCAACCCGTAAGAGCATGGGCAAGACCAGCTTGGGACCCAGAAGCGGGGACATCGAAGCTTATGGCGCAGGCCGGCCATTCATTGAGGAGCCAGATATCAAGGATCCCCGTGCCGGAGAAAAGTTAGCCTTGAATTTCAAGTACAGCGCAGGCGTTGGCGAAAACGCCACAATTTTTCCATTCTATTGGCGCTACCGCGACATGAGGACCGGGAACGTGGAGCGCACGGTCAACTTCAGCTTTCATTTTCTCAAATACAAGCACCGCACACGCGACCCGGCGCCAGAAATCACACCAAATCCCGCCAATTTGTTTTTGGGAATTTACGCCAGGGTGTTGGCGCCGCTGGATCTGAAAGATACGCAACTGCTGATTCATCGCTATGACGACGACCACAGGATAGACGACGCCTACATGTACTTCGGTTTTCAGCGGA comes from the Georgfuchsia toluolica genome and includes:
- a CDS encoding endonuclease domain-containing protein, producing the protein MKGQAHRSIDDREFRRDLRKNATDAERRLWQRLRGGQLAGVKFRRQHPFDGYVLDFVSLEKRLIVELDGGQHLDSARDRVRDCRLMSAGFRVLRFWNNDVLEQTDAVVEAIWRKLGESDPSPPLPSP
- the ribBA gene encoding bifunctional 3,4-dihydroxy-2-butanone-4-phosphate synthase/GTP cyclohydrolase II; amino-acid sequence: MSVSSTTDIIADIRAGRMVILVDDEDRENEGDLVLAAEHVTPEAINFMAKYGRGLICLTLTQERCRQLNLPPMVSDNQSQHRTAFTVSIEAAEGVTTGISAHDRSRTVRAAVARDAKPSDLVQPGHIFPLEAQKGGVLVRAGHTEAGCDLAQLARLTPAAVICEILKDDGTMARLPDLLEFAREHQLKVGTIRDLIHYRANYDKLVECVAEKEVSTAHGQFHLRAYVDKTNGQVHVALSQGAISAETETPVRVHEQMSILDFVDYPGRHPSFSIDRALKTIARRGLGVLVLLHSPQMGQDMLAALDAPDGKRPALAWDPRNHGIGAQILRDLGVSKMLLMSSQRRMPSMSGFGLEVCGYISPDEAKD
- the ribH gene encoding 6,7-dimethyl-8-ribityllumazine synthase, which translates into the protein MARDRQIPEIEPSLAATGMRIGLVMSRFNEDIGEGLLSGCCAELLRLGVATDNIRLVTVPGALEIPLALQTMAQSGKYDALVALGCVIRGETYHFEIVSNESARGITDVQLATGVPIANAVLTTENDDQALARMAEKGAEAAQAAVEMANLQREIRR
- the nusB gene encoding transcription antitermination factor NusB; its protein translation is MAAVKSPRHRAREFVVQGLYQWQVGGQDVAAIRVQAESVAGFDKADLELYQTLLDDVMTNANTLRDLLQPHISRPWGEISPIERCILLLAACELKERIETPYRVVINEAIELAKTFGGTDGHKFVNGVLDKLAPALRSAEAAPR
- the thiL gene encoding thiamine-phosphate kinase, giving the protein MPAETPSEFDLIERYFKRTAPSALLGVGDDAAIIEPATGMQLLMSTDMLVAGTHFLPDAEPEALGWKTLAVNVSDLAAMGATPRWTLLALALPKVANEADEAWIAAFARGFFACADAFGIELIGGDTTRGPLNFCVTILGEAPAGQALLRSGARVGDDVWVSGQPGRAALGLAHLQGRCVLDDAARNECLAALHRPQPRIALGLALRNVASAAIDVSDGLLADLGHILDASHVSAEIQLDRLPTLLADGRVPEDLVRDCILAGGDDYELAFTAAAGFRPRIESLASSLQLALTRIGSIAQKGTDKLRLIDSHGQKVAVGRLGYDHFLGHK
- a CDS encoding phosphatidylglycerophosphatase A family protein; the encoded protein is MKKSIPPPLKFLFAHPAHFIACGCGSGLSPFASGTAGTLFAWITFPLFVLLLPSAAIIFEALAVLFILGIIVCNITGRHLGVVDHGAIVWDEIVPFWTVLMFVPAGFSLSALEWQLLAFLTFRFFDIIKPFPANWFDKQVKNGLGVMMDDVVAAGYTVLVLLLAQQLWGRI
- a CDS encoding CinA family protein, whose amino-acid sequence is MQLDALSRQVGKTLQKANLTLATAESCTGGWVAEVVTRTAGSSGWFECGFVTYSNAAKTRLLNVAAATLTAHGAVSEATAAAMVLGVLAHSTAGVALSVTGIAGPDGGSVDKPVGTVCFGWCRRNGTPQTATRHFAGDRTSVRRLAVLFALEGLLRQLEQV
- the recA gene encoding recombinase RecA, giving the protein MDDNKSKALQAALAQIEKQFGKGSIMKMGQAQIDNDLQVVSTGSLGLDIALGVGGLPRGRVVEIYGPESSGKTTLCLQVVAEIQKAGGTAAYIDAENALDPVYAGKLGVNVGDLLISQPDTGEEGLEITDMLVRSGGVDLIVVDSVAALTPKAEIEGEMGGQLPGLQARLMSQALRKLTSNIKRTNTLVIFINQIRMKIGVMFGNPETTTGGNALKFYATIRLDIRRTGSIKKGDEIIGNETRVKVVKNKVAPPFREAHFDILYGEGISRTGEVVELGVEHKFVEKSGAWYAYNGEKIGQGKDNAREYLNDHPEIAAEIENRIRAAVGVTALAAAPVTE
- a CDS encoding regulatory protein RecX; amino-acid sequence: MKELRQQAIRLLARREHTHAELRKKLEGEGTTAEIDAVLADLAGCGLLSDERATASYLRGHGARFGAARLKQTLRAKGVDADTIAAGLENAELPGELERARAIWQRKFRTAPRDPHEWARQVRFLQSRGFSVDVIRRLLKGQDPE